The following coding sequences are from one Parafrankia discariae window:
- a CDS encoding DUF397 domain-containing protein, which translates to MTAACPGADQLRQGRRPHQKGLLVCVPRSAPDFVSSWQQPSTPHPTAVDAVEVARGPTLVLIRSSLGRVPVGVTPGAWAAFVAAVRYGEYEAEPVADYRPVGMPGAARTAAARTHRERNLKDERRHHE; encoded by the coding sequence ATGACCGCCGCCTGCCCTGGTGCCGACCAACTCCGCCAGGGCAGGCGGCCTCACCAGAAAGGACTCCTCGTGTGCGTCCCGCGCTCCGCCCCGGACTTCGTCTCGTCGTGGCAGCAGCCGTCGACGCCCCATCCGACGGCGGTGGACGCGGTCGAAGTCGCCCGGGGCCCGACCCTCGTGCTGATCCGGTCGTCGCTCGGCCGGGTGCCGGTTGGGGTGACCCCGGGAGCGTGGGCTGCCTTCGTGGCCGCGGTGAGGTACGGCGAGTACGAGGCAGAACCGGTAGCTGATTACCGGCCTGTTGGAATGCCGGGGGCCGCCCGGACCGCGGCGGCTCGCACGCATCGGGAGAGGAATCTCAAGGATGAGCGTCGGCACCATGAGTAG